The Brassica napus cultivar Da-Ae chromosome C7, Da-Ae, whole genome shotgun sequence genomic interval tttagggtttagggtttagggtttagggtttagagtttatggtttagggtttagagtttaggggtggggtttagggtttagggtttagaattaagggatgtgatttaggatttagggtttaggatttaggatttagggtttagggtttagggtttagggtttagggtttagggttggggagtggggttttgggataagatttcaaattttgaaaattaaaaaaaaattaaatttttcaaaagataaaatgttattttgctcattttagtttttgagaactatttttgtgacataaacttataaaagtgctattttggagatttgcccctTATATATATGCCATCACTGAGCCGTAGATACATAGCTCTTGAAATTTTTGTTAGAGATGGAAATCACTGATACTTGAGCTCTTAGGTGAGGTGAGGGAAGACGCTTTCCATTGACTGGCCAGCTTTTCTATCAGCAGTCATGAGAGTGACACCGAAATGCGGATGATTTGCAAGAAGCCATAGGATCTGCTGCCATTCAATTGAAAAGGGGATTCCAAGTCattatttgttaaaatttgGTAATGCATTTGGAATCAAAACTAAGATACCTCATTTATTCTTTTTAATGTGATGCCaaaaaaccttaaaaccgatGACGTTGAAggtattcttttttttcaatgaGCAAATAAGGGATTCAAAGTCATTTGTTAAAATGTGCTAATGCATTTGGAATCAAAACTAACATTCTTTTTAATGTAATGTTAAAGAACCTTTAAACCCAATAACTATAAGGTATTTCATTTCCTATATTCATGAGACAATTTACCGCAAGTACCACCACCCTTTTGCCGGACGAAGTTTGCTAAACTTTTCACATGTTCAATACTTAAAGCTAAATCAGAAGGGCCAATGCCTAAAAAGCTACAGACTTGCAACAATGATGCATACCAATAATGTTCTGATTCGTTTTAAAAAACCAACGAGATCACTTGAAAAAAGCTAAATTCCGAATGAACTTGTAAAAATGTAAACTGCACATTTTGTATGATGATCAGAttgcaggaaaaaaaaacttgaaataaGTAAACAACAACTGAGCTAAAAAAAGAATCGAAAGTGCGTTTTCATTTAGGAACAGAGGATGTTAAGAATTTTAGAGAAGTAATTACCTTAGAATCAGCAGGCATCCTCGTCCGAAGCAAACTGAGCTCAAACTCGACGCACCACTCATATATCTTGGATTCAATTCACAACACAAGAGAACAAAAGAAAAGCATAGACCTTTTGCTTTTGGATATCTTTACTAATGTTAAAAGAAAAGGAATTTAGACTTTCTATTATATCGAAAACTCCTTAAGACCTTTGGAGCGTCACGGAGAATTTAAGCGAGTGCGGTTGCGTAAGTAAACGCGGCTTACTTCAAAAAGCGGCAGAGGGAAAATGTGGCTTTATGGTAATTTATGAATCGAAAGATATGGTATACTTGTCAATTACATGTGTAAAAACGGCTctaatgagagagagagagatgtacAAAATCATCATCCCTCAAAATCAAATCTATCAAATgtcaaataaaatctaataaaaacgGACAGAGAGAGAATAAAAAAGATGcaacctttcttcttctttgagttGTCAGATCACATCATCACTCTCTTTCTTCGTCATCATCGTCAAAACTCTCTGCATAAAACTGTTTGCACTGGGGGTGTGAGAGTGCTGctagagagagtttaaagatgCAACCTTTTTGCTCATCATCATATCACTGTAGtctcttttaattattttttgttttgttttaataactGTCTGCATAAACAAAACAGTCCTTAGTGTTGGTTTGGAAGAAAGATGATAACTTGGCAGCGATCAGTGATCGTTCTTTCGAGTAGGCTCGAATCTGTTTTGGAGAAGATATACCGCAAACACAAATGTCCTCCCATAAACGAAGAGTCAAGGCAGAGACTTTCTTCGATTCCAGAAGATTTAGCTTTCGATTTGCTCAGGAAAGCTTTTAATTCTCCGGGGATATCCAACCTCGACCGCTTCATCGCCTCTAAGCTTACCCACGCCGTTACTGTTACTAGCTCTCCGACGAAGTCTGCTCCTTGTTCCTCTCAAGGTCAGTAATAGGAAAGCAGCAGAGAGTCTTTTTTATGTGTATAGTTTTACTTTGACTGTGACTGTTACTGATTGCAGAAGAGATATCTATTCATTCTGAAGCTCCTTCTTTGAGAAGACAACAAGTCAATGGAGGATCTTCTCTTCACATTCCTCCTCCTCAGCTCTTACTAGCTTTGAGTGAACTTGAATTCAACAAGGCCTTTCTCTTGCTTACCTACATTCCTGGGTATGCCTCCAAAGTTTTCTGACTTTTTTAACCTCTTTTTTCCCTTGAGTTGGTTCTGGTAACAGTtacccttttttttgtttgatgttaAACAGGAAAGATCTGAGTCAGGTTACAATAACTGCTGATGAGATTAGAGGATGGAAGGATTTGTCTATGGTTGCTTATGAAGCTGCCGTTTGGGACAGTTTGGGACATAAATTTTGTTCCCCAACAGACCGTAGATtggtatttttttatgtttgctcTATTTGGTATTTTACCTATATCTCATGATTGATATGAATTCCTAAAGGTGAATTAACAAGCAAGAGAGACATATTTTGTACTGTTTGGGTCTTTATATGCTTCCTCTGTTTCTGCAGTCACTGGAATGTGATAATGAGAAGACTAGCTACTACCACTGTCATGTTGCTTCGGATGGCAGTTACACATTCAAGGTTCAGTCCAGTCTTCAACTGCTATCTTCCGTGTGTACTTTTGTGTTGAAGCAATTATTTTGCAAGTCGCTATCTTATGTCTATTTTACATCATAGACTCGTTCTACTGGGTGTACTTATAGAGAGAGACATTGTACTTTTAGAGATATTGTGCTCAGAGTCACAGGGCTGCTATTCCACATTTCTTGGTATCCTTGACTTGATCTGCTTATACTAATGGAGACACTGTTTTCACAGGGCCCTCTTCTTGAACCCACTGGAACACACCTGCATAAGGTCTTGGGTGATGCTAATGTTTTGACGGTCAAATTTGAGGATGTCCCGAGAAACTCATCAACCGACCGTTACACTACATACCGAAGGATTGCCAAGAATGGTATCATGCTTGGGTTACGTCGTTATCAATTTTTTGGTGGGTCTATTTTCTCTTGATTTACTTATCATTCATGTCAACACTTTTTCActattttaacatattatttatttggaGCTTGTTATTATAACACTCTGTTGAACAGTTTTCAAAGATGgtggaaaagaagaaaagaagaaagactTTTCTACAAAGGGAGTGAAATGCTACTTCATACGCACAGACTCCACATCTGCGAATGATATGGGAAGTCCCTACATCTTCTCCGGGAAGTCAGTTTATGAAGCTCGCATGCATTTTATGCATGTCCACACATTGCCATCTTTGGCCAACTACATGGCAAGGTACCTCAGTTTCTTTTATAAGTCTCTACTGTTTTTATCTTTGAGCTTCTGTAGACGTCACTGTGTGTTTTTGTTGATGCTTCAGGTTTTCATTGATTCTATCAAAGACTAAGAAGCTTGAAGTTGACATGACTGGGATCACCTTCGAGAAAATCGATGATATACACTGCCATGTACTTTGTCGACTCCTTTGTCCTACAGGAACTGTGTCTCTATCTAAAGTAGCTTATACTAGTCGTGTTCAGTCTGTGCTTTAATCTTTTTCCATCTCTTCCAATTGCAGGATCAAAACAATAATGATGTTCTTGATAAGAATGGGAAACCATGTATACATTCAGATGGCACTGGCTAcatctctgaagatcttgctcGGATGTGTCCAGTAAACATATTAAAAGGAAAATGTCTCAGAAATGATAATGTTCAAACCCCTGTTCAAGACCCGGTATGTATACTATAGTGAAAACCCCTCTTCATGCTCCATTATATACTTGTCCATTACTGAACTCACAATTACTTTTCCAAACAGCCTCTTCTGATCCAGTTTCGGATGTTTTTTGATGGCTATGCTGTTAAGGGAACTTTTCTCTTAAACAAGAAAGTAAGTCTGCTCTCTTTTTTTCCcattacaaaatttgtttgcgAGCTATTCCTTATGTTCCGCCGTATTTTGGCAGCTTCCTCCTCGGACTGTCCAGGTTCGACCTTCTATGATCAAGGTCTCTAAAGATCCAGCTTTGTCAGATTTTAGCACTTTTGATTCCCTAGAGGTTGTCACAACAAGGTATATGTTTATTTGATACATCTCTCTTTTAATGTTATCCTAGTGACATCTAGTTGTTTCCATCATCCAGTAATCCACCTAAAAGAACAAAGTTATCAAAAAACTTGGTTGCGCTGCTTAGCTATGGAGGAATCCCTGATGAATTCTTTCTGGATATATTGCTCAACACCCTGGAAGAGTACAAAACCatcttcaacaacaaacgtgctGCTCTTAAAGGTTCGTAATCCTTTAGTCCCTAGAAACTTATGCTGTAACTAATGATTCATCTTCTAAGAAGCCATTTTATTTGATGCAGCTGCCCTTAACTATGGGGATATGGACGATCAGAACGCTGCACAAATGATTTTGGTTGGTATCCCACTTGACGAACCACACTTGAAGGATCATTTGTCTATTCTTTCAAACACAGAGAAGAATGATCTCAGAGCAGGAAAGCTTCCTGTGAGTGAATCATACTACCTCATGGGTACTGTTGATCCCACCGGAGAGTTGAAGGAAGATGAAGTCTGTGTCATCCTGTATGATTGCTAATCACTTTTGAGTCTTTACATGATAAAGAATAGATGAAGTCTTGTTCATTTCTGCACTACTTTCTTTGTTGTGGGTTTGTGTAGTGAGTCTGGCCAAATCTCAGGAAATGTTCTAGTTTACAGGAATCCTGGACTACATTTTGGGGACATACATGTACTTAAGGCTACTTATGTTAAGGCCTTGGAGGGGTATGTAGGAAACTCCAAGTATGGTGTCTTCTTTCCTCAGAAAGGTCCAAGATCTTTGGGAGATGAGATTGCAGGTGGTGATTTTGATGGTGATTTGTATTTCATCTCCAGAAATCCAGAGGTAAATAACACCTTCGTTAGAAAGTAAGGATATGATTTGTTGTAACCTGACTCTCTTTGGTTTGCTATCTGTTGTAGCTACTTGAACACTTCAAACCAAGTGAGCCGTGGGTGAGTTTGACTCCTCCTACTAAAGGCAACTCTGCTAGAAAGCCAAGCCATCTTTCACCAGCGGAGCTGGAGGAAGAGCTTTTCGATATGTTCTTGAAGGCAAGATTTAATGCTAGGTACTCTTAACTTAAGCTCTAGATTCACAACTGTGTTTTGGATCAATCTTTGGGATTTATGTTTCTTTTCTCTTGGGTTTACAGCAATGT includes:
- the LOC125590708 gene encoding probable RNA-dependent RNA polymerase 5 isoform X1, with the translated sequence MITWQRSVIVLSSRLESVLEKIYRKHKCPPINEESRQRLSSIPEDLAFDLLRKAFNSPGISNLDRFIASKLTHAVTVTSSPTKSAPCSSQEEISIHSEAPSLRRQQVNGGSSLHIPPPQLLLALSELEFNKAFLLLTYIPGKDLSQVTITADEIRGWKDLSMVAYEAAVWDSLGHKFCSPTDRRLSLECDNEKTSYYHCHVASDGSYTFKGPLLEPTGTHLHKVLGDANVLTVKFEDVPRNSSTDRYTTYRRIAKNGIMLGLRRYQFFVFKDGGKEEKKKDFSTKGVKCYFIRTDSTSANDMGSPYIFSGKSVYEARMHFMHVHTLPSLANYMARFSLILSKTKKLEVDMTGITFEKIDDIHCHDQNNNDVLDKNGKPCIHSDGTGYISEDLARMCPVNILKGKCLRNDNVQTPVQDPPLLIQFRMFFDGYAVKGTFLLNKKLPPRTVQVRPSMIKVSKDPALSDFSTFDSLEVVTTSNPPKRTKLSKNLVALLSYGGIPDEFFLDILLNTLEEYKTIFNNKRAALKAALNYGDMDDQNAAQMILVGIPLDEPHLKDHLSILSNTEKNDLRAGKLPVSESYYLMGTVDPTGELKEDEVCVILESGQISGNVLVYRNPGLHFGDIHVLKATYVKALEGYVGNSKYGVFFPQKGPRSLGDEIAGGDFDGDLYFISRNPELLEHFKPSEPWVSLTPPTKGNSARKPSHLSPAELEEELFDMFLKARFNASNVVGMAADSWLTIMDRFLVLGDENAEEKAEMKKKMLKLIDIYYDALDAPKKGAKIFLPDELRPDIFPHYMERDQKFKSTSILGMIYDFVKSQTAEEHKPSAEISKLACFEDEPVSDYHKKKWGQLYEKYRKEMIQAMGNKDESANEVIQRYKQEFYDAAGFEDNKKSIEELYPQALALYNVVYDHAIIMDNVRNCGFAWKVAGPILCRFYLEKKQGKSLLCSLPMLKELWG
- the LOC125590708 gene encoding probable RNA-dependent RNA polymerase 5 isoform X2, whose amino-acid sequence is MITWQRSVIVLSSRLESVLEKIYRKHKCPPINEESRQRLSSIPEDLAFDLLRKAFNSPGISNLDRFIASKLTHAVTVTSSPTKSAPCSSQAPSLRRQQVNGGSSLHIPPPQLLLALSELEFNKAFLLLTYIPGKDLSQVTITADEIRGWKDLSMVAYEAAVWDSLGHKFCSPTDRRLSLECDNEKTSYYHCHVASDGSYTFKGPLLEPTGTHLHKVLGDANVLTVKFEDVPRNSSTDRYTTYRRIAKNGIMLGLRRYQFFVFKDGGKEEKKKDFSTKGVKCYFIRTDSTSANDMGSPYIFSGKSVYEARMHFMHVHTLPSLANYMARFSLILSKTKKLEVDMTGITFEKIDDIHCHDQNNNDVLDKNGKPCIHSDGTGYISEDLARMCPVNILKGKCLRNDNVQTPVQDPPLLIQFRMFFDGYAVKGTFLLNKKLPPRTVQVRPSMIKVSKDPALSDFSTFDSLEVVTTSNPPKRTKLSKNLVALLSYGGIPDEFFLDILLNTLEEYKTIFNNKRAALKAALNYGDMDDQNAAQMILVGIPLDEPHLKDHLSILSNTEKNDLRAGKLPVSESYYLMGTVDPTGELKEDEVCVILESGQISGNVLVYRNPGLHFGDIHVLKATYVKALEGYVGNSKYGVFFPQKGPRSLGDEIAGGDFDGDLYFISRNPELLEHFKPSEPWVSLTPPTKGNSARKPSHLSPAELEEELFDMFLKARFNASNVVGMAADSWLTIMDRFLVLGDENAEEKAEMKKKMLKLIDIYYDALDAPKKGAKIFLPDELRPDIFPHYMERDQKFKSTSILGMIYDFVKSQTAEEHKPSAEISKLACFEDEPVSDYHKKKWGQLYEKYRKEMIQAMGNKDESANEVIQRYKQEFYDAAGFEDNKKSIEELYPQALALYNVVYDHAIIMDNVRNCGFAWKVAGPILCRFYLEKKQGKSLLCSLPMLKELWG